The Silvanigrella paludirubra genome includes a window with the following:
- the lepB gene encoding signal peptidase I: MKFLKEFKEIVIVFICVFVFRSSFLNWYLIPSGSMLPTLKIGDHVVVNKLSYGFMLPFMETRIMSWDKPKKGDIVVFQGPSSEGAQVLIKRVIATAGDYVSFENGILKINGIPSKETIELNRSVLEDIGNNDDLSDYLLINESGFSKLPYHILRKKKGGVTSAEKKTWIVPEGKIFCIGDNRDNSYDGRFWGFIDQSSVYGRAFLISYSTGDKGTWPHFRNERWFMKLTN; this comes from the coding sequence GTGAAATTTTTAAAAGAGTTTAAAGAAATTGTTATTGTTTTTATTTGTGTGTTTGTATTTCGTTCTTCTTTTTTAAATTGGTATTTAATACCTTCAGGTTCTATGTTGCCAACTCTAAAAATTGGAGATCATGTAGTCGTAAATAAACTCTCTTATGGTTTTATGTTACCTTTTATGGAAACTAGAATTATGAGTTGGGATAAGCCTAAAAAAGGCGATATTGTTGTTTTTCAAGGACCTTCATCAGAAGGTGCTCAAGTTTTAATTAAACGAGTTATTGCTACAGCTGGCGATTATGTTTCGTTTGAAAATGGTATATTAAAAATAAATGGAATACCTTCTAAAGAAACAATAGAATTAAATAGATCTGTGCTTGAAGACATTGGTAATAATGATGATCTTTCAGATTATTTATTAATAAATGAATCTGGATTTTCAAAGTTACCTTATCATATTTTGCGCAAGAAAAAAGGTGGAGTAACAAGTGCGGAAAAGAAAACATGGATAGTCCCAGAAGGAAAAATATTTTGCATTGGAGACAATAGAGATAACTCCTATGACGGCCGCTTTTGGGGATTTATCGATCAAAGCTCAGTGTATGGAAGAGCATTTTTAATTTCTTATTCTACTGGGGATAAAGGAACTTGGCCTCATTTTAGAAATGAACGTTGGTTTATGAAGCTTACGAATTAA